A single Lolium perenne isolate Kyuss_39 chromosome 6, Kyuss_2.0, whole genome shotgun sequence DNA region contains:
- the LOC127320993 gene encoding tyrosine decarboxylase 1-like → MGSLPPLDAPLPLGPEAFFDESRPVIDFLNGYYRDIESYPVRPDAEPGWLRTLLPDSPPEHGDPVEAILEDVQQHIVPGLTHWQSPNFFAYFPANGSAAGLVGDMLTSGLNVVPFSWASSPAATELESIVVDWMCKLLGLPDRFLFSGGGGGVLHGSTCEGVVSTLAAARDRALRSLGHEGIVRLVVYASDQSHATFQKGASIIGIPPANFRIIPTSASSGYGLTADSVCDAVEADIASGLVPLYLCATIGTTGVGAVDPVRGLGEVARRYGMWLHVDAAFVGSALICPEFRDCIDGAELADSVSMNPHKWFLTNMDCCCLWVANPQVLTSALSTNPEYLNNIGKGCTEVIDYKDWQIALSRPFRAMKLWVVLRRHGAAGMRAHIRRHVEMAKWFERMVTADERFEVMTARSFSLVTFRLRPQYELEGELAVDALNRKLLVAINTSGRAFMTHFVVDNKFVIRMAMGGAMTQMRHVRDAWKLVKEKAKEVGALPRESAQLREMN, encoded by the coding sequence ATGGGGAGCCTGCCACCTCTTGACGCCCCATTGCCACTTGGTCCCGAGGCATTCTTCGATGAGTCGCGCCCGGTGATCGACTTTCTCAACGGCTACTACCGCGACATCGAGAGTTACCCTGTCCGGCCCGACGCCGAGCCAGGGTGGCTCCGGACGCTTCTACCGGACTCGCCGCCCGAACACGGCGATCCGGTGGAAGCTATACTGGAGGATGTGCAGCAACACATCGTCCCGGGACTGACACACTGGCAGAGCCCAAACTTCTTCGCCTACTTCCCGGCAAACGGGAGCGCGGCCGGGCTGGTGGGTGATATGCTTACATCCGGTCTCAACGTGGTACCCTTCTCTTGGGCCTCCTCGCCGGCCGCAACAGAGCTTGAGAGCATCGTCGTGGACTGGATGTGCAAGCTGCTAGGGCTCCCCGACCGCTTCCtattctccggcggcggtggcggtgtgctGCATGGAAGCACCTGCGAAGGCGTGGTGTCCACGCTTGCGGCCGCACGCGATCGCGCCCTAAGAAGCTTGGGGCATGAAGGCATCGTGAGGCTGGTGGTCTACGCCTCCGATCAGAGCCACGCCACCTTCCAGAAGGGCGCCAGCATCATCGGTATTCCGCCAGCCAACTTCCGCATCATCCCAACGTCGGCATCGTCGGGGTACGGCCTCACAGCTGACAGCGTTTGCGACGCGGTGGAGGCCGACATTGCCAGCGGGCTCGTGCCCTTGTACCTCTGCGCCACCATTGGCACTACCGGGGTCGGCGCCGTCGACCCTGTGCGGGGTCTCGGCGAGGTGGCACGACGGTATGGCATGTGGCTACACGTCGACGCCGCATTCGTCGGAAGCGCTCTGATCTGCCCCGAGTTCCGGGACTGCATCGACGGCGCCGAGCTCGCGGATTCCGTGAGCATGAACCCGCACAAGTGGTTCCTCACCAACATGGACTGCTGCTGCCTGTGGGTTGCCAACCCACAAGTTCTTACCTCCGCACTGTCGACGAATCCGGAGTACCTCAACAATATCGGCAAGGGATGCACAGAGGTGATCGACTACAAGGACTGGCAGATTGCATTGTCGCGCCCTTTCCGTGCCATGAAGCTATGGGTGGTCCTGCGGCGCCACGGCGCAGCAGGGATGAGGGCACACATACGGAGGCACGTCGAAATGGCCAAGTGGTTCGAGCGGATGGTCACAGCGGACGAACGGTTCGAGGTCATGACGGCGAGGAGCTTCTCCCTCGTGACCTTCCGCCTCCGCCCACAGTATGAGCTAGAGGGTGAGCTTGCTGTGGACGCCTTGAACCGCAAGCTCCTCGTGGCCATCAACACAAGCGGACGGGCGTTCATGACACACTTTGTGGTGGATAACAAGTTTGTTATCCGTATGGCCATGGGCGGAGCCATGACGCAGATGCGCCACGTCCGGGACGCATGGAAGCTTGTCAAGGAGAAGGCTAAGGAAGTCGGTGCCCTTCCAAGAGAGTCCGCACAACTCAGGGAGATGAATTAA